One genomic window of Brienomyrus brachyistius isolate T26 chromosome 16, BBRACH_0.4, whole genome shotgun sequence includes the following:
- the LOC125710203 gene encoding poliovirus receptor-like isoform X4, with the protein MYFMFTFVNFMFSLPWISHGLTELVRTQQDVMASLGEDVNLTCELTQQKNVKQVTWQRVSEQTSEIMATYSERFGATVSWLFRKNVNFLKIGLQHCSIVIRRVQWSDESCYKCLFNVFPDGAISGRTCLKIYELHKPIFVVKPVSGESKLLLTCSATGKPAPELSWDIEDTAPEHSTTYCTDNQNGTITVTKTATVQITPTLLANTTQIKCAAQQEFGEQKENFITIPNDEMLSNKARADIWPVVPLVLVILCVMGFGFYRYLHRKIHNRKQNASCGSTLQAQNAPDSCQDQVGLLDGALVRRSQSRSFSMQITLPDGSSVKKRFKDGSKVKRRHTLLPSPTQNTTSDIPDNESSQDFPVQERPKRRHTIGPSLTQNTNFEGEKILNALFYGSNESRDHVNDKTQKL; encoded by the exons atgtattttatgtttACCTTCGTGAATTTCATGTTTTCGCTCCCTTGGATTTCTCATG GCTTGACAGAATTAGTGAGAACTCAGCAGGATGTGATGGCGTCCCTTGGGGAAGATGTTAATTTGACATGTGAGCTTACACAACAGAAAAATGTGAAACAAGTGACCTGGCAAAGAGTGTCGGAGCAGACAAGTGAAATCATGGCAACGTACAGTGAACGTTTTGGTGCGACTGTCAGTTGGCTCTTCCGaaaaaatgtcaattttttaaaaatagggcTGCAGCATTGTTCCATAGTCATTAGGAGAGTCCAGTGGAGTGATGAGTCGTGCTACAAGTGTCTGTTTAATGTCTTTCCTGATGGAGCTATCAGTGGGAGGACCTGCCTCAAAATCTACG AACTGCACAAGCCTATATTTGTAGTGAAACCTGTCAGTGGTGAGAGTAAATTATTGCTTACCTGCTCTGCCACTGGAAAGCCGGCACCAGAGTTGTCCTGGGATATTGAAGATACTGCTCCGGAACATTCCACAACATATTGTACCGATAATCAAAATGGAACTATAACCGTTACTAAAACTGCTACAGTTCAAATAACCCCGACACTTCTTGCAAATACAACGCAAATCAAATGTGCAGCACAGCAAGaatttggagaacagaaggaaAACTTCATAACAATCCCAAACG atGAAATGCTATCAAATAAAGCACGTGCAGACATCTGGCCTGTGGTCCCTC TTGTCCTTGTAATCCTTTGTGTGATGGGATTCGGTTTCTACAGGTATCTACACAGGAAAATACACAACAG GAAACAAAATGCTTCTTGTGGGTCAACATTGCAAGCGCAGAA CGCACCAGATTCTTGTCAGGATCAAGTTGG ATTGCTTGATGGAGCTTTAGTAAGGAGAAGTCAATCACG GTCTTTTTCTATGCAAATCAC ATTGCCGGATGGTTCTTCAGTAAAGAAAAG ATTCAAGGATGGTTCTAAAGTAAAAAGAAGACACacact CCTACCTAGTCCTACTCAAAACAC AACTTCTGACATTCCAGACAATGAAAG CTCACAAGATTTTCCAGTGCAAGAAAG ACCAAAGAGGAGACACACAAT CGGACCTTCTCTTACTCAAAACAC AAATTTTGAAGGAGAAAAG ATTCTTAATGCACTTTTTTATGGCAGCAATGAAAGCAGAGATCACGTCAACGACAAAACACAAAAACTTTAA
- the LOC125710203 gene encoding nectin-4-like isoform X15 → MYFMFTFVNFMFSLPWISHGLTELVRTQQDVMASLGEDVNLTCELTQQKNVKQVTWQRVSEQTSEIMATYSERFGATVSWLFRKNVNFLKIGLQHCSIVIRRVQWSDESCYKCLFNVFPDGAISGRTCLKIYELHKPIFVVKPVSGESKLLLTCSATGKPAPELSWDIEDTAPEHSTTYCTDNQNGTITVTKTATVQITPTLLANTTQIKCAAQQEFGEQKENFITIPNDEMLSNKARADIWPVVPLVLVILCVMGFGFYRYLHRKIHNRKQNASCGSTLQAQNAPDSCQDQVGLLDGALVRRSQSRSFSMQITLPDGSSVKKRQGRFKDGSKVKRRHTLLPSPTQNTTSDIPDNESSQDFPVQERPKRRHTIGPSLTQNTNFEGEKVPQN, encoded by the exons atgtattttatgtttACCTTCGTGAATTTCATGTTTTCGCTCCCTTGGATTTCTCATG GCTTGACAGAATTAGTGAGAACTCAGCAGGATGTGATGGCGTCCCTTGGGGAAGATGTTAATTTGACATGTGAGCTTACACAACAGAAAAATGTGAAACAAGTGACCTGGCAAAGAGTGTCGGAGCAGACAAGTGAAATCATGGCAACGTACAGTGAACGTTTTGGTGCGACTGTCAGTTGGCTCTTCCGaaaaaatgtcaattttttaaaaatagggcTGCAGCATTGTTCCATAGTCATTAGGAGAGTCCAGTGGAGTGATGAGTCGTGCTACAAGTGTCTGTTTAATGTCTTTCCTGATGGAGCTATCAGTGGGAGGACCTGCCTCAAAATCTACG AACTGCACAAGCCTATATTTGTAGTGAAACCTGTCAGTGGTGAGAGTAAATTATTGCTTACCTGCTCTGCCACTGGAAAGCCGGCACCAGAGTTGTCCTGGGATATTGAAGATACTGCTCCGGAACATTCCACAACATATTGTACCGATAATCAAAATGGAACTATAACCGTTACTAAAACTGCTACAGTTCAAATAACCCCGACACTTCTTGCAAATACAACGCAAATCAAATGTGCAGCACAGCAAGaatttggagaacagaaggaaAACTTCATAACAATCCCAAACG atGAAATGCTATCAAATAAAGCACGTGCAGACATCTGGCCTGTGGTCCCTC TTGTCCTTGTAATCCTTTGTGTGATGGGATTCGGTTTCTACAGGTATCTACACAGGAAAATACACAACAG GAAACAAAATGCTTCTTGTGGGTCAACATTGCAAGCGCAGAA CGCACCAGATTCTTGTCAGGATCAAGTTGG ATTGCTTGATGGAGCTTTAGTAAGGAGAAGTCAATCACG GTCTTTTTCTATGCAAATCAC ATTGCCGGATGGTTCTTCAGTAAAGAAAAGGCAAGGACG ATTCAAGGATGGTTCTAAAGTAAAAAGAAGACACacact CCTACCTAGTCCTACTCAAAACAC AACTTCTGACATTCCAGACAATGAAAG CTCACAAGATTTTCCAGTGCAAGAAAG ACCAAAGAGGAGACACACAAT CGGACCTTCTCTTACTCAAAACAC AAATTTTGAAGGAGAAAAG GTTCCGCAGAATTAG
- the LOC125710203 gene encoding nectin-4-like isoform X14, which yields MYFMFTFVNFMFSLPWISHGLTELVRTQQDVMASLGEDVNLTCELTQQKNVKQVTWQRVSEQTSEIMATYSERFGATVSWLFRKNVNFLKIGLQHCSIVIRRVQWSDESCYKCLFNVFPDGAISGRTCLKIYELHKPIFVVKPVSGESKLLLTCSATGKPAPELSWDIEDTAPEHSTTYCTDNQNGTITVTKTATVQITPTLLANTTQIKCAAQQEFGEQKENFITIPNVVLVILCVMGFGFYRYLHRKIHNRKQNASCGSTLQAQNAPDSCQDQVGLLDGALVRRSQSRSFSMQITLPDGSSVKKRQGRFKDGSKVKRRHTLLPSPTQNTTSDIPDNESSQDFPVQERPKRRHTIGPSLTQNTNFEGEKILNALFYGSNESRDHVNDKTQKL from the exons atgtattttatgtttACCTTCGTGAATTTCATGTTTTCGCTCCCTTGGATTTCTCATG GCTTGACAGAATTAGTGAGAACTCAGCAGGATGTGATGGCGTCCCTTGGGGAAGATGTTAATTTGACATGTGAGCTTACACAACAGAAAAATGTGAAACAAGTGACCTGGCAAAGAGTGTCGGAGCAGACAAGTGAAATCATGGCAACGTACAGTGAACGTTTTGGTGCGACTGTCAGTTGGCTCTTCCGaaaaaatgtcaattttttaaaaatagggcTGCAGCATTGTTCCATAGTCATTAGGAGAGTCCAGTGGAGTGATGAGTCGTGCTACAAGTGTCTGTTTAATGTCTTTCCTGATGGAGCTATCAGTGGGAGGACCTGCCTCAAAATCTACG AACTGCACAAGCCTATATTTGTAGTGAAACCTGTCAGTGGTGAGAGTAAATTATTGCTTACCTGCTCTGCCACTGGAAAGCCGGCACCAGAGTTGTCCTGGGATATTGAAGATACTGCTCCGGAACATTCCACAACATATTGTACCGATAATCAAAATGGAACTATAACCGTTACTAAAACTGCTACAGTTCAAATAACCCCGACACTTCTTGCAAATACAACGCAAATCAAATGTGCAGCACAGCAAGaatttggagaacagaaggaaAACTTCATAACAATCCCAAACG TTGTCCTTGTAATCCTTTGTGTGATGGGATTCGGTTTCTACAGGTATCTACACAGGAAAATACACAACAG GAAACAAAATGCTTCTTGTGGGTCAACATTGCAAGCGCAGAA CGCACCAGATTCTTGTCAGGATCAAGTTGG ATTGCTTGATGGAGCTTTAGTAAGGAGAAGTCAATCACG GTCTTTTTCTATGCAAATCAC ATTGCCGGATGGTTCTTCAGTAAAGAAAAGGCAAGGACG ATTCAAGGATGGTTCTAAAGTAAAAAGAAGACACacact CCTACCTAGTCCTACTCAAAACAC AACTTCTGACATTCCAGACAATGAAAG CTCACAAGATTTTCCAGTGCAAGAAAG ACCAAAGAGGAGACACACAAT CGGACCTTCTCTTACTCAAAACAC AAATTTTGAAGGAGAAAAG ATTCTTAATGCACTTTTTTATGGCAGCAATGAAAGCAGAGATCACGTCAACGACAAAACACAAAAACTTTAA
- the LOC125710203 gene encoding poliovirus receptor-like isoform X5, giving the protein MYFMFTFVNFMFSLPWISHGLTELVRTQQDVMASLGEDVNLTCELTQQKNVKQVTWQRVSEQTSEIMATYSERFGATVSWLFRKNVNFLKIGLQHCSIVIRRVQWSDESCYKCLFNVFPDGAISGRTCLKIYELHKPIFVVKPVSGESKLLLTCSATGKPAPELSWDIEDTAPEHSTTYCTDNQNGTITVTKTATVQITPTLLANTTQIKCAAQQEFGEQKENFITIPNDEMLSNKARADIWPVVPLVLVILCVMGFGFYRYLHRKIHNRKQNASCGSTLQAQNAPDSCQDQVGLLDGALVRRSQSRSFSMQITLPDGSSVKKRQGRFKDGSKVKRRHTLLPSPTQNTTSDIPDNESSQDFPVQERPKRRHTIGPSLTQNTNFEGEKVSPTSLLQE; this is encoded by the exons atgtattttatgtttACCTTCGTGAATTTCATGTTTTCGCTCCCTTGGATTTCTCATG GCTTGACAGAATTAGTGAGAACTCAGCAGGATGTGATGGCGTCCCTTGGGGAAGATGTTAATTTGACATGTGAGCTTACACAACAGAAAAATGTGAAACAAGTGACCTGGCAAAGAGTGTCGGAGCAGACAAGTGAAATCATGGCAACGTACAGTGAACGTTTTGGTGCGACTGTCAGTTGGCTCTTCCGaaaaaatgtcaattttttaaaaatagggcTGCAGCATTGTTCCATAGTCATTAGGAGAGTCCAGTGGAGTGATGAGTCGTGCTACAAGTGTCTGTTTAATGTCTTTCCTGATGGAGCTATCAGTGGGAGGACCTGCCTCAAAATCTACG AACTGCACAAGCCTATATTTGTAGTGAAACCTGTCAGTGGTGAGAGTAAATTATTGCTTACCTGCTCTGCCACTGGAAAGCCGGCACCAGAGTTGTCCTGGGATATTGAAGATACTGCTCCGGAACATTCCACAACATATTGTACCGATAATCAAAATGGAACTATAACCGTTACTAAAACTGCTACAGTTCAAATAACCCCGACACTTCTTGCAAATACAACGCAAATCAAATGTGCAGCACAGCAAGaatttggagaacagaaggaaAACTTCATAACAATCCCAAACG atGAAATGCTATCAAATAAAGCACGTGCAGACATCTGGCCTGTGGTCCCTC TTGTCCTTGTAATCCTTTGTGTGATGGGATTCGGTTTCTACAGGTATCTACACAGGAAAATACACAACAG GAAACAAAATGCTTCTTGTGGGTCAACATTGCAAGCGCAGAA CGCACCAGATTCTTGTCAGGATCAAGTTGG ATTGCTTGATGGAGCTTTAGTAAGGAGAAGTCAATCACG GTCTTTTTCTATGCAAATCAC ATTGCCGGATGGTTCTTCAGTAAAGAAAAGGCAAGGACG ATTCAAGGATGGTTCTAAAGTAAAAAGAAGACACacact CCTACCTAGTCCTACTCAAAACAC AACTTCTGACATTCCAGACAATGAAAG CTCACAAGATTTTCCAGTGCAAGAAAG ACCAAAGAGGAGACACACAAT CGGACCTTCTCTTACTCAAAACAC AAATTTTGAAGGAGAAAAGGTAAGTCCAACTTCATTGTTACAAGAATGA
- the LOC125710203 gene encoding nectin-4-like isoform X16, which produces MYFMFTFVNFMFSLPWISHGLTELVRTQQDVMASLGEDVNLTCELTQQKNVKQVTWQRVSEQTSEIMATYSERFGATVSWLFRKNVNFLKIGLQHCSIVIRRVQWSDESCYKCLFNVFPDGAISGRTCLKIYELHKPIFVVKPVSGESKLLLTCSATGKPAPELSWDIEDTAPEHSTTYCTDNQNGTITVTKTATVQITPTLLANTTQIKCAAQQEFGEQKENFITIPNDEMLSNKARADIWPVVPLVLVILCVMGFGFYRYLHRKIHNRKQNASCGSTLQAQNAPDSCQDQVGLLDGALVRRSQSRSFSMQITLPDGSSVKKRQGRFKDGSKVKRRHTLLPSPTQNTTSDIPDNESSQDFPVQERPKRRHTIGPSLTQNTNFEGEKDS; this is translated from the exons atgtattttatgtttACCTTCGTGAATTTCATGTTTTCGCTCCCTTGGATTTCTCATG GCTTGACAGAATTAGTGAGAACTCAGCAGGATGTGATGGCGTCCCTTGGGGAAGATGTTAATTTGACATGTGAGCTTACACAACAGAAAAATGTGAAACAAGTGACCTGGCAAAGAGTGTCGGAGCAGACAAGTGAAATCATGGCAACGTACAGTGAACGTTTTGGTGCGACTGTCAGTTGGCTCTTCCGaaaaaatgtcaattttttaaaaatagggcTGCAGCATTGTTCCATAGTCATTAGGAGAGTCCAGTGGAGTGATGAGTCGTGCTACAAGTGTCTGTTTAATGTCTTTCCTGATGGAGCTATCAGTGGGAGGACCTGCCTCAAAATCTACG AACTGCACAAGCCTATATTTGTAGTGAAACCTGTCAGTGGTGAGAGTAAATTATTGCTTACCTGCTCTGCCACTGGAAAGCCGGCACCAGAGTTGTCCTGGGATATTGAAGATACTGCTCCGGAACATTCCACAACATATTGTACCGATAATCAAAATGGAACTATAACCGTTACTAAAACTGCTACAGTTCAAATAACCCCGACACTTCTTGCAAATACAACGCAAATCAAATGTGCAGCACAGCAAGaatttggagaacagaaggaaAACTTCATAACAATCCCAAACG atGAAATGCTATCAAATAAAGCACGTGCAGACATCTGGCCTGTGGTCCCTC TTGTCCTTGTAATCCTTTGTGTGATGGGATTCGGTTTCTACAGGTATCTACACAGGAAAATACACAACAG GAAACAAAATGCTTCTTGTGGGTCAACATTGCAAGCGCAGAA CGCACCAGATTCTTGTCAGGATCAAGTTGG ATTGCTTGATGGAGCTTTAGTAAGGAGAAGTCAATCACG GTCTTTTTCTATGCAAATCAC ATTGCCGGATGGTTCTTCAGTAAAGAAAAGGCAAGGACG ATTCAAGGATGGTTCTAAAGTAAAAAGAAGACACacact CCTACCTAGTCCTACTCAAAACAC AACTTCTGACATTCCAGACAATGAAAG CTCACAAGATTTTCCAGTGCAAGAAAG ACCAAAGAGGAGACACACAAT CGGACCTTCTCTTACTCAAAACAC AAATTTTGAAGGAGAAAAG GATTCTTAA
- the LOC125710203 gene encoding uncharacterized protein LOC125710203 isoform X39, whose product MLSNKARADIWPVVPLVLVILCVMGFGFYRYLHRKIHNRKQNASCGSTLQAQNAPDSCQDQVGLLDGALVRRSQSRSFSMQITLPDGSSVKKRQGRFKDGSKVKRRHTLLPSPTQNTTSDIPDNESSQDFPVQERPKRRHTIGPSLTQNTNFEGEKILNALFYGSNESRDHVNDKTQKL is encoded by the exons ATGCTATCAAATAAAGCACGTGCAGACATCTGGCCTGTGGTCCCTC TTGTCCTTGTAATCCTTTGTGTGATGGGATTCGGTTTCTACAGGTATCTACACAGGAAAATACACAACAG GAAACAAAATGCTTCTTGTGGGTCAACATTGCAAGCGCAGAA CGCACCAGATTCTTGTCAGGATCAAGTTGG ATTGCTTGATGGAGCTTTAGTAAGGAGAAGTCAATCACG GTCTTTTTCTATGCAAATCAC ATTGCCGGATGGTTCTTCAGTAAAGAAAAGGCAAGGACG ATTCAAGGATGGTTCTAAAGTAAAAAGAAGACACacact CCTACCTAGTCCTACTCAAAACAC AACTTCTGACATTCCAGACAATGAAAG CTCACAAGATTTTCCAGTGCAAGAAAG ACCAAAGAGGAGACACACAAT CGGACCTTCTCTTACTCAAAACAC AAATTTTGAAGGAGAAAAG ATTCTTAATGCACTTTTTTATGGCAGCAATGAAAGCAGAGATCACGTCAACGACAAAACACAAAAACTTTAA
- the LOC125710203 gene encoding uncharacterized protein LOC125710203 isoform X40 translates to MLGRLFLGWTLGPPLQPWYLHRKIHNRKQNASCGSTLQAQNAPDSCQDQVGLLDGALVRRSQSRSFSMQITLPDGSSVKKRQGRFKDGSKVKRRHTLLPSPTQNTTSDIPDNESSQDFPVQERPKRRHTIGPSLTQNTNFEGEKILNALFYGSNESRDHVNDKTQKL, encoded by the exons ATGCTGGGCAGGTTGTTCCTGGGTTGGACTCTGGGcccccccctgcaaccctg GTATCTACACAGGAAAATACACAACAG GAAACAAAATGCTTCTTGTGGGTCAACATTGCAAGCGCAGAA CGCACCAGATTCTTGTCAGGATCAAGTTGG ATTGCTTGATGGAGCTTTAGTAAGGAGAAGTCAATCACG GTCTTTTTCTATGCAAATCAC ATTGCCGGATGGTTCTTCAGTAAAGAAAAGGCAAGGACG ATTCAAGGATGGTTCTAAAGTAAAAAGAAGACACacact CCTACCTAGTCCTACTCAAAACAC AACTTCTGACATTCCAGACAATGAAAG CTCACAAGATTTTCCAGTGCAAGAAAG ACCAAAGAGGAGACACACAAT CGGACCTTCTCTTACTCAAAACAC AAATTTTGAAGGAGAAAAG ATTCTTAATGCACTTTTTTATGGCAGCAATGAAAGCAGAGATCACGTCAACGACAAAACACAAAAACTTTAA